The Candidatus Eisenbacteria bacterium genome has a segment encoding these proteins:
- a CDS encoding M20/M25/M40 family metallo-hydrolase, whose amino-acid sequence MNRIHRPRRAAFLLLAALLFPIAASSFDEERAMAIIGRISSDEFRGRKSGTPDGRRIEEFVAARFEEWGLVPAGGDGTFFHRHPMLVTVEEAASMEILDRSFGVPSVLLPGHDFTVIQNSGSGEVTAEVVFVGHGLSDPAREWDDYADTDVRGKMVLIHRGHPENGYDWERASGRDSTLTEARRRGAAAVLWYQRALPIFGATIPIGVYDPALPLAYVGDRVVDLLLQNTGYDHQRYENELKKGPVPLATGKKIRFSARVRRLPGGEARNVAGLVPGADPILSREIVIIGGHMDHVGANAEGVIYNGADDNASGSATVMELARSFAAAGERPARTLLFVTFAGEEQGLIGSHAFVDDPPVDLDDAVLMINFDMVGQGNGRSGIGGGEYYPEVLAAFRRGLDPEAAESLSIGLAWGGMSSDHGHFRRAGIPVGNVWTEGGHRFYHTPQDDADWIDTIAVGGAGRTAERWIRFVADWPEPLRAEHRAGRSFLYASTQVDWDGRVEGAPPGYVRGLVRWFDGEQASSPVFLDSVGAVTLRAGEADSIDLAAGPAAARSASRHGARALMLGLRSEENAPLSPERAALLGPLGFGLVRWDGAPPDTASASGAAERLETLAGTGACLLVDADPEWPGLLPAGARAIVRVDPNDGERLGEPALYPRGRVLFVLRMEGPSDPERDARLIHRLGRDRVLLDLVPWVATGGEDEITAYLEELARMGPFDHEGMTGLLGGNLERI is encoded by the coding sequence GTGAACCGAATCCACAGACCGCGCCGCGCCGCTTTTCTTCTTCTCGCGGCGCTCCTCTTTCCGATCGCCGCGTCCTCCTTCGACGAGGAGAGGGCGATGGCGATCATCGGCCGGATCTCCTCCGACGAGTTCCGCGGGCGAAAGAGCGGGACGCCCGACGGCCGAAGGATCGAGGAGTTCGTCGCCGCGCGTTTCGAGGAGTGGGGACTCGTGCCGGCCGGCGGCGACGGGACCTTCTTCCATCGCCATCCCATGCTCGTCACCGTGGAGGAAGCCGCTTCGATGGAGATCCTGGACCGATCCTTCGGCGTTCCGTCCGTCCTGTTGCCGGGACACGACTTCACGGTGATCCAGAACTCGGGGAGCGGCGAAGTCACCGCCGAGGTGGTCTTCGTCGGCCACGGCCTCTCCGATCCGGCGCGGGAGTGGGACGATTACGCCGACACGGACGTGCGCGGCAAAATGGTGCTGATCCACCGGGGCCATCCGGAGAACGGCTACGACTGGGAGCGCGCTTCGGGGCGGGACTCCACACTCACCGAGGCGCGCCGCCGGGGCGCCGCCGCCGTCCTCTGGTATCAGCGCGCGCTGCCGATCTTCGGCGCCACCATACCGATCGGCGTGTACGATCCGGCGCTCCCCCTCGCCTACGTCGGGGATCGCGTCGTCGATCTGCTTCTGCAGAACACCGGGTACGATCACCAGCGTTACGAGAACGAACTGAAAAAGGGGCCGGTCCCCCTCGCGACGGGGAAGAAGATCCGTTTCTCGGCGAGGGTCCGCCGCCTGCCCGGCGGAGAGGCGCGCAACGTGGCGGGGCTCGTTCCCGGCGCCGATCCGATTCTCTCGAGAGAGATCGTCATCATCGGCGGCCACATGGACCACGTGGGGGCCAACGCCGAGGGGGTGATCTACAACGGCGCCGACGACAACGCTTCCGGCTCGGCGACGGTAATGGAGCTGGCCCGTTCCTTCGCGGCGGCGGGAGAGCGCCCGGCGCGCACCCTGCTCTTCGTCACCTTCGCCGGCGAGGAGCAGGGACTGATCGGGTCGCACGCCTTCGTCGACGATCCGCCCGTCGATTTGGACGACGCGGTGTTGATGATCAACTTCGACATGGTGGGGCAGGGGAACGGACGGTCCGGAATCGGCGGGGGCGAGTATTACCCCGAGGTCCTCGCCGCCTTCCGGAGGGGCCTCGATCCGGAGGCCGCCGAGTCCCTCTCCATCGGGCTCGCCTGGGGCGGTATGTCGAGCGACCACGGGCATTTCCGGCGCGCCGGCATCCCCGTGGGGAACGTCTGGACCGAGGGAGGGCACCGCTTCTACCACACGCCGCAGGACGACGCCGATTGGATCGACACGATCGCCGTGGGCGGCGCGGGGCGGACGGCGGAGCGATGGATTCGTTTCGTCGCCGATTGGCCGGAGCCGCTTCGGGCCGAACATCGCGCGGGGCGCTCGTTCCTCTACGCGTCGACGCAGGTCGATTGGGATGGGCGGGTCGAGGGAGCCCCGCCCGGTTACGTGAGGGGACTGGTCCGTTGGTTCGATGGGGAACAAGCCTCGTCCCCCGTTTTCCTCGACAGCGTCGGGGCGGTCACATTGCGCGCCGGGGAGGCCGATTCCATCGACCTCGCCGCCGGCCCCGCCGCGGCGCGGTCCGCCTCGCGTCACGGCGCCCGCGCCTTGATGCTCGGCCTCCGCTCCGAAGAGAACGCCCCTCTCTCTCCCGAGCGCGCCGCGCTCCTCGGGCCGCTCGGCTTCGGTCTCGTTCGATGGGATGGGGCGCCGCCGGACACCGCCTCCGCCAGCGGCGCCGCGGAAAGGCTCGAAACACTCGCCGGAACCGGCGCCTGCCTCCTCGTCGACGCGGACCCGGAGTGGCCCGGTCTTCTTCCGGCGGGAGCGCGGGCGATCGTCCGCGTCGATCCGAACGACGGGGAGCGTCTCGGCGAACCGGCCCTCTATCCCCGCGGACGGGTTCTTTTCGTTCTCCGCATGGAGGGACCGTCCGATCCGGAGCGTGACGCTCGTCTGATTCACCGCCTCGGCCGCGACAGGGTGCTCCTCGATCTCGTCCCGTGGGTCGCCACCGGGGGTGAGGACGAGATCACGGCCTATCTGGAGGAGTTGGCGCGGATGGGACCGTTCGACCACGAAGGGATGACCGGTCTTCTGGGAGGGAATCTGGAGAGGATCTGA
- a CDS encoding N-acetyltransferase, with translation MSEDVFVHEKGICESDRVGKGTRVWAFAHVMKGAVVGEHCNIGECSFVEGGAVIGNHCTIKNGVSVWEKVTLEDYVFLGPNAVLTNDMLPRCRVKKGTEGFLPTLLREGATVGANATIVCGVTIGRNAMIGAGAVVTRDVPDHGLAFGNPARVRGWVCECGVRMDPGTPCSCCGKLYKVEGDRIVEA, from the coding sequence ATGAGCGAAGACGTTTTCGTCCACGAAAAGGGAATTTGCGAGAGCGACCGGGTCGGCAAGGGGACGCGTGTCTGGGCGTTCGCGCACGTGATGAAGGGGGCGGTGGTCGGCGAGCATTGCAACATCGGCGAGTGCAGCTTCGTCGAGGGAGGCGCGGTGATCGGGAACCACTGCACCATCAAGAACGGCGTGTCGGTGTGGGAGAAAGTCACCCTCGAGGACTACGTGTTCCTCGGGCCGAACGCGGTGCTCACCAACGACATGCTCCCCCGCTGCCGCGTGAAGAAGGGAACCGAGGGGTTCCTGCCGACGCTCCTCCGGGAGGGAGCCACGGTGGGGGCGAACGCCACCATCGTCTGCGGCGTCACCATCGGGCGGAACGCCATGATCGGCGCCGGCGCGGTGGTCACCCGAGACGTGCCGGATCACGGCCTCGCCTTCGGCAACCCGGCCCGCGTGCGGGGGTGGGTGTGCGAGTGCGGCGTCCGTATGGATCCGGGAACACCCTGTTCCTGCTGCGGCAAGCTCTACAAAGTGGAGGGAGACCGGATCGTCGAGGCGTGA
- a CDS encoding sulfatase: MIEARTQIRTVVLSSLLLAGIGWAAAGAGVWAVETVRQGFVAAGHSYLAIWTGARIYARLLPMIGAAGVALALVVLAARLLPERRRRPVLIAIVAAATLAALLVFGYRLNRFTLVGFWKGVRNAGALPGATETLRVLAANAGLAALVLFHGLLIARRAVALAASPPRPAPWVRRVAPAALAIPLLVLAGARFLRPSPEGPNVLVIALDTVRQDHLTSCGYPRETAPHLARLGKEGVLFARTLSQAPWTLSSFASILTGLYPSTHGAYIGTERRLLTRDHVPYLGKRASTAAEVFKNGGYATACEATNTYLRFGLEQGYDHARVELRGAGEVTDAMLDWLGANAGRPFFAFLHFNDAHGPGRTPEPYDRLFPTGDEREHTGDERWRWLFTGGEELEGEAFRAFREHKTALYDGSIRYIDAEIGRVLDWLERRDLADRTVVVVLSDHGEEFWEHAGAEKEVYDDPRGFYGVGHGHTLFDEQLRLFLLIRGPGVPVNRVIPNQVRAIDLAPTLFEIAGLGAPRGVEGRSLLPVWEGREREDRPALAEAIIFGSDRRAVIRDGYKYVFSPDEPHLLYDLDADPGETRNLIGLETDRAAALFTELEAYMEKHPRGEESVRSGIDEETFEELRALGYVD, from the coding sequence ATGATCGAAGCACGAACGCAGATCCGGACGGTGGTCCTCTCCTCGCTCCTCCTCGCCGGGATCGGTTGGGCGGCGGCGGGCGCGGGGGTGTGGGCGGTCGAGACGGTCCGGCAAGGCTTCGTCGCCGCCGGGCATTCCTACCTGGCGATCTGGACGGGCGCGCGGATTTACGCGAGGCTTCTGCCGATGATCGGCGCCGCGGGCGTCGCGCTCGCCCTCGTCGTCCTCGCCGCCCGCCTCCTCCCGGAGCGCCGCCGCCGCCCGGTATTGATCGCGATCGTCGCCGCGGCAACTCTCGCCGCGCTACTCGTCTTCGGCTACCGTCTCAACCGTTTCACTCTTGTCGGGTTTTGGAAAGGTGTCCGGAACGCGGGCGCCCTCCCCGGCGCGACGGAAACGCTCCGCGTGCTCGCCGCGAACGCCGGGCTCGCGGCGCTCGTTCTCTTTCACGGCCTTCTGATCGCCCGCCGCGCCGTCGCTCTCGCCGCCTCGCCGCCCCGCCCCGCCCCCTGGGTCCGCCGCGTCGCCCCCGCCGCCCTCGCGATTCCCCTTCTCGTCCTCGCCGGCGCGCGCTTCCTCCGCCCCTCCCCGGAGGGACCGAACGTGCTCGTCATCGCGCTGGACACGGTGCGGCAGGATCACCTTACTTCCTGCGGCTATCCCCGAGAGACGGCGCCCCATCTCGCCCGCCTCGGCAAAGAGGGCGTCCTCTTCGCGCGTACGCTCTCCCAGGCGCCCTGGACGCTCAGCAGTTTCGCGTCGATCCTCACGGGTCTTTACCCCTCCACGCACGGGGCTTACATCGGCACCGAACGGAGACTGCTCACACGGGACCACGTCCCCTACCTCGGGAAGCGCGCGTCCACGGCGGCGGAGGTTTTCAAGAACGGCGGTTACGCCACCGCCTGCGAGGCGACCAACACCTATCTTCGCTTCGGACTGGAGCAGGGCTACGATCACGCCCGCGTGGAACTGCGCGGCGCCGGGGAGGTGACCGACGCCATGCTCGACTGGCTGGGTGCCAACGCCGGCCGCCCCTTCTTCGCCTTCCTCCATTTCAACGACGCCCATGGTCCGGGCCGCACCCCCGAGCCATACGACCGGCTTTTCCCGACCGGCGACGAAAGGGAGCATACCGGCGACGAGAGGTGGCGCTGGCTCTTCACCGGCGGCGAGGAATTGGAGGGAGAGGCATTCCGCGCCTTCCGGGAACACAAGACCGCCCTTTACGACGGAAGCATCCGTTACATCGACGCCGAGATCGGCCGCGTGCTGGATTGGCTGGAGAGGCGCGATCTCGCCGATCGAACCGTGGTGGTGGTTCTCAGCGACCACGGCGAGGAGTTCTGGGAGCACGCCGGCGCCGAGAAAGAGGTGTACGACGACCCGCGCGGCTTCTACGGCGTCGGCCACGGCCACACCCTCTTCGATGAACAGCTCCGCCTCTTCCTCCTGATCCGCGGTCCCGGCGTCCCGGTGAACCGCGTGATCCCCAACCAGGTGCGCGCCATCGATCTCGCGCCCACTCTTTTCGAAATCGCCGGCCTGGGCGCGCCGCGGGGCGTGGAGGGACGAAGCCTCCTCCCGGTGTGGGAGGGACGGGAGCGGGAGGACCGGCCCGCGCTTGCGGAGGCGATCATTTTCGGCTCGGACAGGAGGGCGGTGATCCGGGACGGTTACAAGTACGTCTTCTCGCCCGACGAGCCGCATCTTCTCTACGACCTCGACGCCGACCCCGGCGAGACGCGCAACCTCATCGGCTTGGAAACGGACCGGGCGGCGGCGCTCTTCACCGAGCTGGAAGCGTATATGGAGAAACACCCGCGCGGGGAGGAGAGCGTCCGGTCCGGCATCGACGAGGAGACCTTCGAAGAGCTTCGCGCACTCGGCTACGTCGACTAA
- a CDS encoding polysaccharide deacetylase family protein produces MGYRIRWSLTPFSHPVQTDWNGYSAAFTFSTDDGWKDNLVYAELFDRYDRAFTVFAIADRIDWEECLSAADLNSLHGRGHEIASHTVSHPPLTRNTAFTIQYLGGKPSCTLAVSGERLQTRPGGTIDLDFDLTDPSVAYLDMLVDSIAVRPGYTCVLDHYAARTNYCESRYLKEVCGEDIACTPYQALTKKGCDSAALRSQIEDSKAFYEGVICDTAYRCRTLAYPYFAHDQREMNALMEGGYLGARDGNIGFYPGGPPVDPSRLGGISVYQAPLAWGRPNNDMDEDSTRAKVRTRIASWKRDGEWANWFCHTLEELDSVHVDWILDEIVADGGVWVAPFGEVAEYVRRYHVTVENPAEEGGKPSPSMSAVLGGLPRGAFIAAVVVAYESGGAESGWSNEVTFYATDDSIVSVASGSSTGLSAPPHLRILPNPANPRTMIRVRTDEPGPAQIAILNVRGETVIELFDGSLPAGVRDLEWCGCDQCGHQACSGLYFCRYCSARHPTEVRRIVLLR; encoded by the coding sequence ATGGGATATCGCATCCGTTGGTCTTTGACTCCCTTCTCCCATCCGGTTCAAACGGACTGGAACGGTTATTCCGCCGCTTTCACCTTCAGCACCGACGACGGCTGGAAGGACAACCTCGTCTACGCGGAACTCTTCGATCGGTACGACCGGGCTTTCACCGTATTCGCCATCGCCGATCGGATCGACTGGGAGGAGTGCCTGAGCGCCGCGGATCTGAACTCCTTGCACGGTCGCGGGCACGAGATCGCTTCCCATACGGTCAGCCATCCGCCCCTCACCCGGAACACCGCTTTCACGATCCAATACCTCGGCGGCAAGCCGTCCTGTACCCTGGCGGTCTCCGGGGAGAGGTTGCAGACCCGTCCCGGAGGAACGATCGATCTCGATTTTGATCTCACCGATCCTTCCGTCGCCTATTTAGACATGCTTGTCGATTCCATCGCCGTGCGCCCCGGGTACACGTGCGTCCTCGACCACTACGCCGCCCGGACGAATTACTGCGAGTCCCGTTACTTAAAGGAGGTCTGCGGAGAGGATATCGCCTGCACCCCCTATCAGGCGCTCACGAAGAAGGGCTGCGACTCCGCCGCTCTGCGGTCCCAGATCGAAGACTCCAAGGCTTTCTATGAAGGGGTCATCTGCGACACCGCTTATCGTTGCCGGACTTTGGCCTACCCCTATTTCGCGCATGATCAGCGCGAGATGAACGCCCTCATGGAGGGGGGCTATCTCGGCGCGCGAGACGGGAACATCGGCTTCTACCCGGGCGGGCCGCCCGTCGATCCGTCGCGTCTGGGAGGCATCAGCGTCTACCAGGCGCCTCTTGCATGGGGAAGGCCCAACAACGATATGGACGAGGATTCCACCCGCGCCAAGGTCAGAACCAGAATCGCCTCTTGGAAGAGGGACGGGGAGTGGGCGAACTGGTTTTGCCACACCCTTGAAGAATTGGACTCGGTTCACGTCGACTGGATTCTCGACGAGATAGTCGCCGACGGCGGCGTCTGGGTGGCTCCCTTCGGTGAAGTGGCCGAGTATGTGCGGCGGTATCACGTAACGGTGGAGAATCCGGCGGAGGAAGGAGGGAAGCCCTCGCCCTCTATGTCCGCGGTACTCGGCGGGCTGCCGAGGGGCGCCTTCATCGCCGCGGTGGTCGTGGCCTATGAGTCGGGAGGCGCGGAAAGCGGCTGGTCGAACGAGGTCACTTTCTACGCCACGGACGACTCGATAGTCTCCGTCGCCTCGGGGAGTTCCACCGGCCTGTCCGCTCCGCCCCATCTGCGGATTCTGCCCAATCCGGCCAATCCTCGTACCATGATCCGTGTGCGCACCGACGAGCCCGGACCGGCGCAGATCGCGATTCTGAATGTCCGTGGAGAGACGGTGATCGAGCTTTTCGATGGATCGCTTCCCGCGGGCGTTCGAGATCTGGAGTGGTGCGGTTGCGATCAATGCGGTCACCAGGCCTGCTCCGGTCTCTATTTCTGCCGCTACTGTTCGGCCCGTCACCCGACCGAGGTGCGGCGCATCGTGCTTCTTCGCTGA
- a CDS encoding DUF1049 domain-containing protein, whose protein sequence is MRIRVILLLVLLALALVILLQNTAVCAFHVLFWQLEMSLIVLVLLLLCIGFLLGLLVPPIVRRRSRKGAPPKDARP, encoded by the coding sequence ATGCGAATCCGGGTGATCCTGTTGCTCGTGCTTCTCGCCCTGGCTTTGGTCATTCTCCTGCAGAACACCGCCGTCTGCGCCTTTCACGTTCTCTTCTGGCAGCTGGAGATGTCGCTGATCGTTCTCGTCCTTTTGCTGCTCTGCATCGGTTTCCTGCTGGGGCTTCTCGTTCCCCCCATCGTCCGCCGCCGATCGCGGAAGGGAGCCCCCCCGAAGGATGCGCGGCCGTGA
- the corA gene encoding magnesium/cobalt transporter CorA has protein sequence MSRLFRRTAERAALSPGTVAYLGEKKVERVRIRTIRYDKERFDENDEATLEGALAEAGGAGILWIDVIGLHDTAVLGAIGERYGIHPLVLEDIVNTGQRPKMEDHGDYIYAVFRMFSLDEGESRLGSEQVSLLLGPNWVISFQEREGDVFGPVRERLRRGKGRSRSLGADYLAYALLDAAVDAYFVVLEVFGERIEEIEERLVENPDPETLQSIHELKREMILLRRATFPLRELASAMERTETKLVRKTTGIFLRDLYDHTVQVADGVESLRDILSGLQDLYLSSMSNRMNEVMKVLTIAATIFVPLTFVAGIYGMNFEHMPELGWRWSYPIFWVAVILLGGGMFAWFRRKRWI, from the coding sequence GTGAGCCGCCTTTTCCGCCGGACCGCCGAGCGGGCCGCCCTCTCGCCGGGGACCGTCGCCTACCTCGGTGAGAAAAAAGTGGAACGCGTACGGATCCGTACGATCCGGTACGACAAGGAGCGGTTCGACGAGAACGACGAGGCGACCCTCGAGGGCGCCCTCGCCGAAGCCGGCGGCGCCGGCATTCTCTGGATCGACGTGATCGGCCTCCACGACACGGCGGTGCTCGGGGCGATCGGCGAGCGCTACGGCATTCATCCCCTCGTTCTGGAGGACATCGTCAACACCGGGCAGCGCCCCAAAATGGAGGATCACGGCGACTATATCTACGCGGTTTTCCGCATGTTCTCTTTGGACGAGGGAGAGAGCCGCCTCGGCTCGGAACAGGTCAGCCTTCTGCTCGGGCCGAACTGGGTGATCTCCTTTCAGGAACGGGAAGGGGACGTCTTCGGGCCCGTACGGGAGAGGCTCCGTCGCGGAAAGGGGCGTTCCCGCAGTCTGGGAGCCGACTATCTCGCCTACGCCCTCCTCGACGCGGCCGTGGACGCCTACTTCGTGGTCCTCGAGGTTTTCGGCGAACGGATCGAGGAGATCGAGGAGAGGCTCGTGGAGAACCCCGACCCCGAAACGCTGCAGTCCATCCACGAGCTGAAGCGCGAGATGATCCTCCTCCGCCGGGCGACCTTCCCTCTCCGGGAACTCGCGTCGGCCATGGAGCGAACCGAAACGAAGCTGGTCCGCAAGACCACGGGGATCTTCCTGCGCGACCTCTACGACCACACCGTGCAGGTGGCGGACGGCGTCGAGTCGCTCCGGGACATCCTGTCGGGGCTGCAGGACCTCTACCTCTCCAGCATGAGCAACCGGATGAACGAAGTGATGAAGGTGTTGACCATTGCGGCGACGATCTTCGTCCCCCTCACTTTCGTGGCGGGCATCTACGGGATGAATTTCGAGCACATGCCGGAGCTGGGCTGGCGCTGGAGCTATCCGATCTTCTGGGTCGCCGTCATCCTTCTCGGCGGAGGCATGTTCGCCTGGTTCCGGCGGAAGAGGTGGATTTAG
- a CDS encoding oligopeptide transporter, OPT family produces the protein MPQETFTPFVPPEKRIPEATAVAIGLGLLLGLVMTAANTYLGLYAGMTVSASIPAAVISMGILRGVLRRGTILENNIVQTIASAGESLAAGIIFTVPALVLTGSWHGFRYWPVTMIAALGGLLGVLFMIPLRRALIVEEKELIYPEGLACAEVLEAGERGGGGMKTVFAAMGLGVFFKVLIDGVSFVKGTVEGALRIRDNLVYMGSDMSPALLGVGFIVGPNVAALVFLGGAVAWLVAIPVYAAIHGLPAGIDLVEYANDVWDTQIRYLGVGAMIVGGVWSIVNVRHGIRKGIAGGLGGVGIGGGGVETRTEKNIPMREIGLLLLLVLPFLFGLYVRLAGSWTVGITAGLVMTVSAFFFVAVSSYIVGLVGSSNNPVSGMTICTVLFACAVMLLFGMSGAAGIVAVLGIAGVVCCAVCTAGDVSQDLKTGYLVGATPWKQQWCQVAGAIVPAFIIAPILTVLHTAYGIGDQLRAPQATLFANLTQTVFGGGRLPWGMIMSGAAIGVVIIAVDLALKARGARFRAHIMPVAVGIYLPLSLSTPILLGGLVSLAVARRAAARGEGAAARAQNRGLLFASGLVAGEAVTGVLLATAIFFLGQNTLPITVVESNALSILLFLGVAALLARIALSAARKDAGED, from the coding sequence GTGCCGCAGGAGACCTTCACACCCTTCGTCCCGCCGGAAAAGCGCATCCCCGAGGCGACCGCCGTCGCGATCGGGCTCGGCCTGCTCCTCGGGCTGGTGATGACCGCCGCCAACACCTACCTCGGCCTCTACGCCGGGATGACCGTCTCCGCGTCGATCCCCGCGGCGGTGATCAGCATGGGGATTCTCCGCGGCGTCCTCCGGCGCGGCACCATTCTGGAGAACAACATCGTCCAGACCATCGCCTCGGCGGGCGAATCGCTCGCGGCGGGGATCATCTTCACCGTTCCCGCGCTCGTGCTGACCGGCTCCTGGCACGGCTTCCGCTATTGGCCGGTGACGATGATCGCGGCGCTCGGCGGGCTCCTCGGCGTGCTCTTCATGATTCCCCTCCGGCGGGCGCTGATCGTGGAGGAGAAGGAGCTGATCTATCCGGAGGGACTCGCCTGCGCGGAGGTGCTCGAAGCGGGAGAACGCGGCGGCGGCGGGATGAAGACGGTCTTCGCCGCCATGGGGCTCGGCGTCTTCTTCAAGGTCCTCATCGACGGCGTCTCCTTCGTGAAGGGGACGGTGGAGGGGGCGCTCCGGATTCGGGATAATTTGGTTTACATGGGAAGTGATATGTCGCCGGCGCTACTCGGCGTCGGTTTCATCGTCGGCCCCAACGTGGCGGCGTTGGTGTTCCTGGGCGGCGCGGTCGCCTGGCTCGTCGCCATCCCGGTTTACGCGGCGATCCACGGCCTCCCGGCCGGAATCGATCTCGTCGAATACGCCAACGACGTTTGGGACACGCAGATCCGCTATCTGGGCGTCGGCGCGATGATCGTCGGCGGCGTCTGGTCGATCGTGAACGTGCGCCACGGCATCCGGAAAGGGATCGCCGGAGGGCTGGGGGGCGTCGGGATCGGCGGCGGCGGCGTGGAGACGCGGACCGAAAAGAACATTCCCATGCGCGAGATCGGACTCCTCCTTCTTCTCGTCCTCCCCTTCCTCTTCGGGCTCTACGTGCGGCTCGCCGGAAGCTGGACGGTGGGGATTACGGCGGGGCTGGTGATGACGGTCTCCGCCTTCTTCTTCGTCGCCGTGTCGAGCTACATCGTCGGTCTCGTCGGGAGTTCGAACAATCCGGTGTCGGGGATGACGATCTGCACGGTCCTCTTCGCCTGCGCGGTGATGCTTCTTTTCGGCATGAGCGGCGCCGCGGGGATCGTGGCGGTGCTCGGCATCGCGGGCGTGGTCTGCTGCGCCGTCTGCACCGCCGGCGACGTAAGCCAGGATCTCAAGACCGGCTATCTGGTCGGCGCGACACCGTGGAAGCAGCAGTGGTGCCAGGTCGCCGGCGCGATCGTCCCGGCATTCATCATCGCGCCCATTCTGACGGTGCTCCACACCGCCTACGGGATCGGCGATCAGCTGCGCGCGCCGCAGGCGACACTCTTCGCCAACCTGACGCAGACCGTTTTCGGCGGCGGGCGCCTTCCCTGGGGGATGATCATGAGCGGCGCGGCGATCGGCGTCGTCATCATCGCCGTGGACCTGGCGCTCAAGGCGCGGGGCGCGCGTTTCCGCGCCCACATCATGCCGGTGGCGGTGGGGATCTATCTCCCCCTCTCCCTCTCCACGCCGATCCTCCTCGGCGGGCTGGTGAGCCTCGCCGTGGCGCGGCGCGCGGCCGCGCGCGGCGAAGGGGCGGCGGCGCGCGCCCAGAACCGCGGTCTCCTCTTCGCCTCCGGTCTCGTCGCCGGCGAGGCGGTAACCGGCGTGCTGCTCGCGACGGCGATCTTCTTCCTCGGCCAGAACACGCTCCCGATCACCGTGGTCGAGTCGAACGCGCTCTCGATCCTTCTCTTTCTCGGCGTGGCGGCCTTGCTCGCCCGTATCGCCCTGTCGGCCGCGCGAAAAGACGCCGGGGAGGATTGA